A genomic segment from Mycobacteriales bacterium encodes:
- a CDS encoding acyl-CoA dehydrogenase family protein, whose amino-acid sequence MERNLYTADHEAFRDTVREFIARHVEPHYDEWEKAGIAPREAWVEAGKQGLLGTDIDEQYGGGGIKDFRYNAIIRTELTKAGAQGLAIGTHNDVVAPYITRLANDEQKQRWLPGFCDGSIISAIGMSEPAAGSDLRGMQTRAVKDGNDWVVNGRKTFITNGINADLVVTAVKTDEIKGAHGLTLFGIERGMPGFDRGRNLDKIGWKAQDTAELIFEDVRVPESNIIGNLHGGFVHLSENLPQERMAIAIAGLAAAEKALELTIEYCKTRTAFGKPIGAFQNTRFRLAEMATEVEIAGHYIDKCILELNEERLSPVDAAMAKWWTTELQKRVVDTCLQLHGGYGYMLEYPIAKFYLDARVQTIFGGTTEIMKEIVGRSLGV is encoded by the coding sequence ATGGAGCGCAACCTCTACACGGCCGACCACGAAGCCTTCCGCGATACGGTCCGCGAGTTCATCGCCCGCCACGTCGAACCCCATTACGACGAGTGGGAGAAGGCCGGCATCGCGCCGCGCGAGGCGTGGGTCGAGGCGGGCAAGCAGGGTCTGCTCGGCACCGACATCGACGAGCAGTACGGCGGCGGTGGGATCAAGGACTTCCGCTACAACGCGATCATCCGCACCGAGCTCACGAAGGCCGGCGCACAGGGGTTGGCGATCGGTACCCACAACGACGTCGTCGCGCCGTACATCACGCGCCTGGCCAACGACGAGCAGAAGCAACGGTGGCTGCCGGGATTCTGCGACGGCTCGATCATCTCGGCGATCGGGATGTCGGAGCCGGCAGCCGGGTCCGACCTGCGCGGCATGCAGACCAGGGCGGTCAAGGACGGCAACGACTGGGTCGTCAACGGTCGCAAGACCTTCATCACCAACGGCATCAACGCCGACCTCGTGGTCACCGCCGTCAAGACCGACGAGATCAAGGGTGCCCACGGTCTGACGCTTTTCGGCATCGAACGAGGCATGCCGGGCTTCGATCGCGGTCGCAACCTCGACAAGATCGGCTGGAAGGCGCAGGACACCGCGGAGCTGATCTTCGAAGACGTCCGGGTGCCGGAGTCCAACATCATCGGCAACCTGCACGGCGGCTTCGTCCACTTGTCCGAGAACCTGCCGCAGGAGCGGATGGCCATCGCGATCGCCGGGCTGGCGGCCGCGGAGAAGGCGCTCGAGCTGACGATCGAGTACTGCAAGACCCGCACCGCGTTCGGCAAGCCGATCGGCGCGTTCCAGAACACCCGCTTCCGGCTCGCCGAGATGGCGACCGAGGTCGAGATCGCCGGGCACTACATCGACAAGTGCATCCTCGAGCTCAACGAGGAGCGGCTCTCGCCGGTCGATGCGGCCATGGCGAAGTGGTGGACGACCGAGCTTCAGAAGCGGGTCGTCGACACCTGCCTCCAGCTGCACGGCGGGTACGGCTACATGCTCGAGTACCCGATCGCGAAGTTCTACCTCGATGCGCGGGTGCAGACGATCTTCGGCGGTACGACGGAGATCATGAAGGAGATCGTCGGTCGCTCGCTCGGCGTGTAG
- a CDS encoding thiolase family protein, giving the protein MRDAVICSAVRTPIGKRNGGLADVHPVDLSADILNAIVARTGLDPEVVDDVVWGCVSQVGDQSSNVGRWAVLAAGWPDHIAGVTINRACGSSQQAIEYAAQAVLSGQRELLVAGGVESMSRVPLGAARATGFPYGPRVLERYDNFEFNQGISAELIAEQWGFSRQRVDEYAARSHELAAAAIDAGAFSEQIVPIRTEAGTVDTDEGVRRGTSVESLAKLKPSFKEDGVIHAGNASQISDGAAAMIVTTSERAAELGLTPLVRFHTGTVSGADAKMMLTGPIPATEKLLKRTGLAIGDIDVFEVNEAFAPVPLAWLAETGADLERVNPLGGAIALGHPLGASGAALMTRMIHHMRDNGLRFGLQTMCEGGGTANATLVELVS; this is encoded by the coding sequence ATGCGCGACGCCGTGATCTGTTCCGCCGTACGCACTCCCATTGGCAAGCGCAATGGCGGTCTCGCCGACGTGCATCCGGTCGATCTCTCAGCCGACATCCTGAACGCGATCGTCGCGCGGACCGGGCTCGACCCGGAGGTCGTCGACGACGTCGTGTGGGGGTGCGTGTCGCAGGTGGGCGACCAGTCCAGCAACGTCGGGCGGTGGGCGGTGCTCGCCGCGGGGTGGCCGGACCACATTGCCGGCGTGACGATCAACCGGGCGTGCGGGTCGAGCCAGCAGGCGATCGAGTACGCCGCACAGGCGGTCCTGTCCGGGCAGCGGGAGCTGCTGGTTGCCGGCGGCGTGGAGTCGATGAGCCGGGTGCCCCTCGGCGCGGCGCGGGCGACCGGCTTCCCTTACGGTCCCCGGGTGCTGGAGCGCTACGACAACTTCGAGTTCAACCAGGGCATCTCGGCCGAGCTCATCGCCGAGCAGTGGGGCTTCTCGCGCCAGCGGGTCGACGAGTACGCTGCTCGCTCCCATGAGCTCGCTGCCGCCGCGATCGACGCCGGTGCCTTCTCCGAGCAGATCGTGCCGATCCGGACCGAAGCCGGGACGGTCGACACCGACGAAGGGGTACGCCGAGGGACGAGCGTCGAGAGCCTCGCGAAGCTGAAGCCGTCCTTCAAAGAGGACGGCGTGATCCACGCGGGCAACGCTTCACAGATCTCCGACGGCGCGGCGGCCATGATCGTCACCACGAGTGAGCGGGCGGCCGAGCTGGGCCTGACACCGCTGGTGCGCTTCCACACCGGCACGGTCAGCGGCGCCGACGCGAAGATGATGCTGACCGGTCCGATCCCCGCGACCGAGAAGCTGCTCAAGCGCACCGGGCTGGCGATCGGCGACATCGACGTCTTCGAGGTCAACGAGGCGTTCGCGCCGGTCCCGCTGGCGTGGCTGGCGGAGACCGGCGCCGACCTCGAGCGGGTGAACCCGCTCGGTGGGGCGATCGCGCTCGGCCATCCGCTCGGCGCGTCCGGCGCCGCGCTGATGACGCGGATGATCCATCACATGCGGGACAACGGGCTGCGCTTCGGCCTGCAAACCATGTGCGAGGGCGGCGGAACAGCCAACGCCACGCTCGTCGAGCTCGTCTCCTAG
- a CDS encoding TetR/AcrR family transcriptional regulator: MTPPASRKSVSRRELAVARVLDPARERAEGKVKAFLEAAQELVNGESGQDFTVQEVIERSGQSLRSFYQHFDGKYELLLALFEDAIHTSAEQMRAVVEDGQSPLDSLRRFAVEYYHLCQPPARGRGAKKGFAPAFATFAQQLLTEHPVEASHAFTPLTEIVVGLLDAAEADGSIRAGLPHARIAGVMLQATMFNAFAATIGGVPVQADGSDPAEDLWDLLLHGIQR, from the coding sequence GTGACCCCACCCGCTTCCCGCAAGTCGGTCTCACGGCGCGAGCTGGCGGTCGCGCGCGTGCTGGATCCGGCTCGGGAGCGCGCCGAAGGCAAGGTGAAGGCCTTCCTCGAGGCTGCCCAGGAGCTCGTCAACGGCGAGTCCGGCCAGGACTTCACCGTGCAGGAGGTCATCGAACGCTCCGGCCAGTCGTTGCGCAGCTTCTATCAGCACTTCGACGGCAAGTACGAGCTCCTGCTGGCGCTGTTCGAGGACGCGATCCACACCTCCGCCGAGCAGATGCGCGCGGTCGTCGAGGACGGTCAGTCGCCGCTGGACTCGTTGCGGCGCTTCGCCGTCGAGTACTACCACCTGTGCCAGCCCCCGGCGAGGGGCCGCGGCGCGAAGAAAGGGTTCGCGCCGGCGTTCGCGACCTTCGCTCAGCAGCTGCTCACCGAGCACCCGGTGGAGGCCTCGCACGCCTTCACGCCCTTGACCGAGATCGTCGTCGGCCTGCTCGACGCGGCGGAGGCGGACGGGTCGATCCGCGCCGGCCTGCCGCACGCGCGCATCGCCGGCGTGATGCTCCAGGCGACGATGTTCAACGCCTTTGCGGCGACGATCGGCGGGGTCCCGGTCCAGGCGGACGGCAGCGACCCGGCGGAAGATCTGTGGGACCTGCTGCTCCACGGAATCCAGAGATGA
- a CDS encoding CoA transferase → MLPLEGILVVGLEQAVSAPHCTRQLVDLGARVVKVESAGGDAARFYDDAVGEVSAYFAWTSRGKESVVFDLKSAEGRDLMERLLARADVLVQNLAPGSAHRLGLDAESAVARHPRLVAVDVSGYGKGGPREASRAYDLLVQSEGGSCAVTGTAGHPAKPGITIADVGTGMIAANAVLAALFARERTGTGAAISVGMFDVVTDWMSWALHQARATGRDPVPIGMSSPVVSPYGAYPTADGQTIVIGTTNDGEWQRLATQVLGRPDLAADARYATNPLRIERRAELDATIAAWAAATSFREASESAEAAGIGWARFNTPLEVLDHPQLAERGRWVTTQAPGRSFQSLRPPADVSTWDWQPGVVPALGEHTDAVRAELERE, encoded by the coding sequence TTGCTGCCACTGGAGGGCATCCTCGTCGTCGGTCTCGAGCAGGCCGTGTCGGCGCCGCACTGCACCCGCCAGCTGGTCGACCTCGGTGCTCGCGTCGTCAAGGTCGAGTCGGCCGGCGGCGACGCCGCTCGCTTCTACGACGACGCGGTGGGCGAGGTCTCGGCGTACTTCGCCTGGACCAGTCGCGGCAAGGAGTCCGTGGTCTTCGACCTGAAGTCCGCCGAAGGCCGTGACCTCATGGAGCGACTGCTGGCAAGAGCCGACGTACTGGTCCAGAACCTGGCTCCCGGGTCGGCGCACCGGCTGGGTCTCGACGCCGAGTCGGCCGTCGCCCGCCATCCCCGACTCGTGGCGGTCGACGTCAGCGGCTACGGCAAGGGCGGGCCGCGGGAGGCCTCCCGCGCCTACGACCTGCTGGTCCAGTCCGAGGGTGGGTCCTGTGCAGTGACCGGCACTGCGGGCCATCCGGCCAAGCCGGGCATCACGATCGCCGACGTCGGTACCGGGATGATCGCGGCCAACGCGGTCCTCGCCGCGCTGTTCGCCCGTGAGCGGACCGGCACGGGTGCGGCGATCTCGGTCGGCATGTTCGACGTGGTGACCGACTGGATGAGCTGGGCGCTGCACCAGGCGCGAGCGACCGGCCGCGATCCGGTGCCCATCGGCATGTCGAGCCCGGTGGTGTCGCCGTACGGCGCCTACCCGACCGCCGACGGCCAGACGATCGTGATCGGTACGACGAACGACGGCGAGTGGCAGCGGTTGGCGACCCAGGTGCTCGGACGACCGGACCTTGCGGCGGACGCCCGCTACGCGACCAACCCCCTGCGCATCGAGCGCCGGGCGGAGCTCGACGCGACGATCGCCGCGTGGGCCGCCGCAACGAGCTTCCGGGAGGCGAGCGAGAGCGCCGAGGCGGCCGGCATCGGCTGGGCACGCTTCAACACCCCGCTCGAGGTCCTCGACCATCCGCAGCTCGCGGAGCGCGGCCGTTGGGTGACCACGCAGGCGCCGGGCAGGAGCTTCCAGAGCCTGCGGCCGCCGGCGGACGTGAGCACGTGGGACTGGCAGCCGGGCGTGGTGCCGGCGCTGGGCGAGCACACCGACGCGGTGCGCGCCGAGCTCGAGCGGGAGTGA